One window of the Felis catus isolate Fca126 chromosome E3, F.catus_Fca126_mat1.0, whole genome shotgun sequence genome contains the following:
- the TRIM50 gene encoding E3 ubiquitin-protein ligase TRIM50 isoform X1: protein MGRCRAGRDGAPWRGEVDQEEPAPWMAWQVSVPELEDRLQCPICLEVFKEPMMLQCGHSYCKGCLVNLSHHLDSELRCPVCRQEVDSSSSPPNVSLARVIEALQLPGDPEPKVCQHHRNPLSLFCERDQELICGLCGLLGSHQHHRVTPVSTVYSRMKEELAALISDLKQEQKKVDEHIAKLVNNRTRIVNESDVFSWVIRREFQELHHLVDEEKARCLEGLEGHTRGLVASLDMQLEQAKGTQERLGQAERVLEQFSNESHYEFIRKYHSTASRAELQQARPLEGAFSPISFKPGLHQADIKLTVWKRLFRKVLPAPESLKLDPATAHPLLELSKGNTVVQCGLLAQRRASQPERFDYSTCVLASRGFSCGRHYWEVVVGSKSDWRLGVIKGTASRKGRLSKSPENGVWLIGLKEGRVYEAFGCPRVPLPVAGHPHRIGVYLHYERGELTFFDADRPDDLRPLYTFQADFQGKLYPILDTCWHEKGGNALPLVLPPPSGPAHLTPTQPTKL, encoded by the exons CCAGCACCGTGGATGGCGTGGCAGGTGAGCGTGCCCGAGCTGGAGGACCGCCTTCAGTGCCCCATCTGCCTGGAGGTCTTCAAGGAGCCCATGATGCTGCAGTGCGGCCACTCCTACTGCAAGGGCTGCCTGGTAAACCTGTCCCACCACCTGGACTCGGAGCTCCGCTGCCCAGTGTGCCGGCAGGAGGTGGATAGCAGCAGCTCCCCGCCCAACGTCTCTCTGGCGCGGGTGATCGAAGCTCTACAGCTCCCCGGGGACCCGGAGCCCAAGGTCTGCCAGCACCACCGGAACCCGCTCAGCCTCTTCTGTGAGAGGGACCAGGAGCTCATCTGCGGCCTCTGCGGCCTGCTGGGCTCCCACCAGCACCACCGCGTCACGCCTGTCTCCACCGTCTACAGCCGCATGAAG GAGGAGCTAGCGGCTCTCATCTCTGACCTGAAGCAGGAGCAGAAGAAGGTGGATGAGCATATTGCCAAGCTGGTGAACAACAGGACCCGGATTGTC AATGAATCTGACGTCTTCAGCTGGGTGATCCGTCGCGAGTTCCAGGAGCTGCACCACCTGGTGGATGAGGAGAAGGCCCGTTGCCTGGAGGGGTTGGAGGGTCATACCCGTGGCCTTGTGGCCTCCCTGGACATGCAGCTGGAGCAGGCCAAGGGCACTCAGGAGCGGCTGGGCCAGGCTGAACGTGTGCTCGAGCAGTTCAGTAATGAGAGTCACTATGAGTTTATCCGG AAGTATCACTCCACGGCCTCCAG AGCAGAGCTCCAGCAGGCCCGGCCTCTGGAAGGCGCCTTCAGCCCCATCTCCTTCAAGCCGGGCCTCCACCAGGCTGACATCAAGCTGACTGTGTGGAAAAGGCTCTTCCGAAAAGTTCTGCCGG CCCCGGAGTCCCTCAAGCTGGACCCCGCCACCGCCCACCCACTCCTGGAACTCTCCAAGGGCAACACGGTGGTGCAGTGTGGGCTCCTGGCCCAGCGGCGAGCCAGCCAGCCAGAGCGCTTTGACTACAGTACCTGTGTCCTGGCCAGCCGGGGCTTCTCCTGCGGCCGTCACTactgggaggtggtggtgggcagCAAGAGCGACTGGCGCCTGGGGGTCATCAAGGGCACGGCCAGTCGCAAGGGCAGGCTGAGCAAGTCCCCGGAGAATGGCGTGTGGCTCATTGGCCTGAAGGAGGGCCGGGTGTACGAGGCCTTCGGCTGCCCTCGGGTGCCCCTGCCTGTGGCCGGCCACCCCCACCGCATCGGCGTCTACTTGCACTACGAGCGTGGCGAGCTCACCTTCTTTGATGCTGACCGGCCCGATGACCTGCGGCCGCTCTACACGTTCCAGGCTGACTTCCAGGGCAAGCTCTACCCCATCCTGGACACGTGCTGGCACGAGAAGGGCGGCAACGCGCTGCCTCTGGTGCTGCCCCCGCCCAGCGGGCctgcccacctcacccccacGCAGCCCACCAAGCTGTAG
- the TRIM50 gene encoding E3 ubiquitin-protein ligase TRIM50 isoform X2, with translation MGRCRAGRDGAPWRGEVDQEEPAPWMAWQVSVPELEDRLQCPICLEVFKEPMMLQCGHSYCKGCLVNLSHHLDSELRCPVCRQEVDSSSSPPNVSLARVIEALQLPGDPEPKVCQHHRNPLSLFCERDQELICGLCGLLGSHQHHRVTPVSTVYSRMKEELAALISDLKQEQKKVDEHIAKLVNNRTRIVNESDVFSWVIRREFQELHHLVDEEKARCLEGLEGHTRGLVASLDMQLEQAKGTQERLGQAERVLEQFSNESHYEFIRYHSTASRAELQQARPLEGAFSPISFKPGLHQADIKLTVWKRLFRKVLPAPESLKLDPATAHPLLELSKGNTVVQCGLLAQRRASQPERFDYSTCVLASRGFSCGRHYWEVVVGSKSDWRLGVIKGTASRKGRLSKSPENGVWLIGLKEGRVYEAFGCPRVPLPVAGHPHRIGVYLHYERGELTFFDADRPDDLRPLYTFQADFQGKLYPILDTCWHEKGGNALPLVLPPPSGPAHLTPTQPTKL, from the exons CCAGCACCGTGGATGGCGTGGCAGGTGAGCGTGCCCGAGCTGGAGGACCGCCTTCAGTGCCCCATCTGCCTGGAGGTCTTCAAGGAGCCCATGATGCTGCAGTGCGGCCACTCCTACTGCAAGGGCTGCCTGGTAAACCTGTCCCACCACCTGGACTCGGAGCTCCGCTGCCCAGTGTGCCGGCAGGAGGTGGATAGCAGCAGCTCCCCGCCCAACGTCTCTCTGGCGCGGGTGATCGAAGCTCTACAGCTCCCCGGGGACCCGGAGCCCAAGGTCTGCCAGCACCACCGGAACCCGCTCAGCCTCTTCTGTGAGAGGGACCAGGAGCTCATCTGCGGCCTCTGCGGCCTGCTGGGCTCCCACCAGCACCACCGCGTCACGCCTGTCTCCACCGTCTACAGCCGCATGAAG GAGGAGCTAGCGGCTCTCATCTCTGACCTGAAGCAGGAGCAGAAGAAGGTGGATGAGCATATTGCCAAGCTGGTGAACAACAGGACCCGGATTGTC AATGAATCTGACGTCTTCAGCTGGGTGATCCGTCGCGAGTTCCAGGAGCTGCACCACCTGGTGGATGAGGAGAAGGCCCGTTGCCTGGAGGGGTTGGAGGGTCATACCCGTGGCCTTGTGGCCTCCCTGGACATGCAGCTGGAGCAGGCCAAGGGCACTCAGGAGCGGCTGGGCCAGGCTGAACGTGTGCTCGAGCAGTTCAGTAATGAGAGTCACTATGAGTTTATCCGG TATCACTCCACGGCCTCCAG AGCAGAGCTCCAGCAGGCCCGGCCTCTGGAAGGCGCCTTCAGCCCCATCTCCTTCAAGCCGGGCCTCCACCAGGCTGACATCAAGCTGACTGTGTGGAAAAGGCTCTTCCGAAAAGTTCTGCCGG CCCCGGAGTCCCTCAAGCTGGACCCCGCCACCGCCCACCCACTCCTGGAACTCTCCAAGGGCAACACGGTGGTGCAGTGTGGGCTCCTGGCCCAGCGGCGAGCCAGCCAGCCAGAGCGCTTTGACTACAGTACCTGTGTCCTGGCCAGCCGGGGCTTCTCCTGCGGCCGTCACTactgggaggtggtggtgggcagCAAGAGCGACTGGCGCCTGGGGGTCATCAAGGGCACGGCCAGTCGCAAGGGCAGGCTGAGCAAGTCCCCGGAGAATGGCGTGTGGCTCATTGGCCTGAAGGAGGGCCGGGTGTACGAGGCCTTCGGCTGCCCTCGGGTGCCCCTGCCTGTGGCCGGCCACCCCCACCGCATCGGCGTCTACTTGCACTACGAGCGTGGCGAGCTCACCTTCTTTGATGCTGACCGGCCCGATGACCTGCGGCCGCTCTACACGTTCCAGGCTGACTTCCAGGGCAAGCTCTACCCCATCCTGGACACGTGCTGGCACGAGAAGGGCGGCAACGCGCTGCCTCTGGTGCTGCCCCCGCCCAGCGGGCctgcccacctcacccccacGCAGCCCACCAAGCTGTAG
- the TRIM50 gene encoding E3 ubiquitin-protein ligase TRIM50 isoform X3 encodes MAWQVSVPELEDRLQCPICLEVFKEPMMLQCGHSYCKGCLVNLSHHLDSELRCPVCRQEVDSSSSPPNVSLARVIEALQLPGDPEPKVCQHHRNPLSLFCERDQELICGLCGLLGSHQHHRVTPVSTVYSRMKEELAALISDLKQEQKKVDEHIAKLVNNRTRIVNESDVFSWVIRREFQELHHLVDEEKARCLEGLEGHTRGLVASLDMQLEQAKGTQERLGQAERVLEQFSNESHYEFIRKYHSTASRAELQQARPLEGAFSPISFKPGLHQADIKLTVWKRLFRKVLPAPESLKLDPATAHPLLELSKGNTVVQCGLLAQRRASQPERFDYSTCVLASRGFSCGRHYWEVVVGSKSDWRLGVIKGTASRKGRLSKSPENGVWLIGLKEGRVYEAFGCPRVPLPVAGHPHRIGVYLHYERGELTFFDADRPDDLRPLYTFQADFQGKLYPILDTCWHEKGGNALPLVLPPPSGPAHLTPTQPTKL; translated from the exons ATGGCGTGGCAGGTGAGCGTGCCCGAGCTGGAGGACCGCCTTCAGTGCCCCATCTGCCTGGAGGTCTTCAAGGAGCCCATGATGCTGCAGTGCGGCCACTCCTACTGCAAGGGCTGCCTGGTAAACCTGTCCCACCACCTGGACTCGGAGCTCCGCTGCCCAGTGTGCCGGCAGGAGGTGGATAGCAGCAGCTCCCCGCCCAACGTCTCTCTGGCGCGGGTGATCGAAGCTCTACAGCTCCCCGGGGACCCGGAGCCCAAGGTCTGCCAGCACCACCGGAACCCGCTCAGCCTCTTCTGTGAGAGGGACCAGGAGCTCATCTGCGGCCTCTGCGGCCTGCTGGGCTCCCACCAGCACCACCGCGTCACGCCTGTCTCCACCGTCTACAGCCGCATGAAG GAGGAGCTAGCGGCTCTCATCTCTGACCTGAAGCAGGAGCAGAAGAAGGTGGATGAGCATATTGCCAAGCTGGTGAACAACAGGACCCGGATTGTC AATGAATCTGACGTCTTCAGCTGGGTGATCCGTCGCGAGTTCCAGGAGCTGCACCACCTGGTGGATGAGGAGAAGGCCCGTTGCCTGGAGGGGTTGGAGGGTCATACCCGTGGCCTTGTGGCCTCCCTGGACATGCAGCTGGAGCAGGCCAAGGGCACTCAGGAGCGGCTGGGCCAGGCTGAACGTGTGCTCGAGCAGTTCAGTAATGAGAGTCACTATGAGTTTATCCGG AAGTATCACTCCACGGCCTCCAG AGCAGAGCTCCAGCAGGCCCGGCCTCTGGAAGGCGCCTTCAGCCCCATCTCCTTCAAGCCGGGCCTCCACCAGGCTGACATCAAGCTGACTGTGTGGAAAAGGCTCTTCCGAAAAGTTCTGCCGG CCCCGGAGTCCCTCAAGCTGGACCCCGCCACCGCCCACCCACTCCTGGAACTCTCCAAGGGCAACACGGTGGTGCAGTGTGGGCTCCTGGCCCAGCGGCGAGCCAGCCAGCCAGAGCGCTTTGACTACAGTACCTGTGTCCTGGCCAGCCGGGGCTTCTCCTGCGGCCGTCACTactgggaggtggtggtgggcagCAAGAGCGACTGGCGCCTGGGGGTCATCAAGGGCACGGCCAGTCGCAAGGGCAGGCTGAGCAAGTCCCCGGAGAATGGCGTGTGGCTCATTGGCCTGAAGGAGGGCCGGGTGTACGAGGCCTTCGGCTGCCCTCGGGTGCCCCTGCCTGTGGCCGGCCACCCCCACCGCATCGGCGTCTACTTGCACTACGAGCGTGGCGAGCTCACCTTCTTTGATGCTGACCGGCCCGATGACCTGCGGCCGCTCTACACGTTCCAGGCTGACTTCCAGGGCAAGCTCTACCCCATCCTGGACACGTGCTGGCACGAGAAGGGCGGCAACGCGCTGCCTCTGGTGCTGCCCCCGCCCAGCGGGCctgcccacctcacccccacGCAGCCCACCAAGCTGTAG